One window from the genome of Glycine soja cultivar W05 chromosome 12, ASM419377v2, whole genome shotgun sequence encodes:
- the LOC114378257 gene encoding uncharacterized protein LOC114378257 isoform X1 produces MGMQTLTLFGSPHPISQNAVVPRHAMSRSSETSFPTLTTISISFSQLQDKNADLSFKIEEGFGPNGLGILSVTDVPGYSSLRRNLLHLAPRLANLPKEVKEDLEDPHSRYNFGWSHGKEKLESGKPDILKGSFYANPILDTPTTEASLIQRYPSYCRSNIWPRNALPELEVAFKALGKLIFDIGLMLAYHCDQYVSKGMKIHKDEGLESILHRSRCHKGRLLYYFPSQQGVPDGNSLSSWCGWHTDHGSLTGLTCSMFTRDGVEIACPDSAAGLYIRTRNNQIVKVVYGKDDIAYQIGETTEILSGGYLCATPHCVQAPKGEESSGIERSTFALFMQPDWDEKLNFPEEVHIHKELIPSNAALTFGEYSEMLLDKYYHQKQN; encoded by the exons ATGGGCATGCAGACGCTGACCCTCTTTGGCTCCCCCCACCCTATTTCTCAAAACGCTGTCGTTCCCCGCCACGCCATGTCCCGCTCCTCCGAAACCTCCTTTCCCACCCTCACTACTATCTCCATCTCTTTCTCTCAACTCCAA GATAAGAACGCCGACTTGTCATTCAAGATTGAAGAAGGCTTTGGACCCAATGGATTGGGGATTCTATCCGTCACTGAT GTTCCAGGATACTCTTCATTGCGCAGAAATCTATTGCATCTTGCACCAAG ATTGGCAAATCTTCCCAAAGAAGTGAAGGAGGATCTTGAAGATCCTCACAGTAG GTATAATTTTGGTTGGAGTCATGGGAAAGAGAAACTTGAATCTGGGAAGCCAG ATATTTTAAAAGGATCTTTCTATGCCAATCCCATACTTGATACACCTACAACAGAGGCTTCTTTGATACAACG GTATCCATCATATTGCAGATCAAACATATGGCCTAGAAACGCTTTACCAGAACTTGAAGTGG CTTTCAAAGCACTTGGGAAACTGATATTTGACATTGGATTGATGTTGGCATATCACTGCGATCAATATG TATCCAAAGGGATGAAAATTCACAAGGATGAAGGTCTGGAATCAATACTTCATCGCTCCCGCTGTCATAAAGGACGTTTGCTATATTATTTTCCTTCACAACAGGG AGTCCCAGATGGCAACTCTTTGTCTTCTTGGTGTGGATGGCATACTGACCACGGTTCACTGACAg GTCTGACTTGCAGTATGTTTACGAGAGATGGTGTAGAAATTGCTTGCCCTGATAGTGCTGCTGGCCTCTATATTCgaacaagaaataatcaaattgTCAAA GTTGTCTATGGAAAAGATGATATAGCATATCAAATTGGTGAAACCACTGAAATACTTTCTGGAGGTTATCTTTGTGCAACACCTCATTGTGTTCAG GCTCCTAAGGGGGAGGAGTCCTCTGGTATTGAGCGCTCGACATTTGCGTTATTCATGCAGCCTGACTG GGATGAAAAGCTCAATTTTCCCGAGGAAGTTCACATTCATAAAGAG CTTATTCCATCAAATGCTGCCCTTACTTTTGGAGAGTATTCAGAGATGCTGCTCGACAAATATTACCACCAAAAACA GAACTAA
- the LOC114378257 gene encoding uncharacterized protein LOC114378257 isoform X3 gives MGMQTLTLFGSPHPISQNAVVPRHAMSRSSETSFPTLTTISISFSQLQDKNADLSFKIEEGFGPNGLGILSVTDVPGYSSLRRNLLHLAPRLANLPKEVKEDLEDPHSRYNFGWSHGKEKLESGKPDILKGSFYANPILDTPTTEASLIQRYPSYCRSNIWPRNALPELEVAFKALGKLIFDIGLMLAYHCDQYVSKGMKIHKDEGLESILHRSRCHKGRLLYYFPSQQGVPDGNSLSSWCGWHTDHGSLTGLTCSMFTRDGVEIACPDSAAGLYIRTRNNQIVKVVYGKDDIAYQIGETTEILSGGYLCATPHCVQGWEMGC, from the exons ATGGGCATGCAGACGCTGACCCTCTTTGGCTCCCCCCACCCTATTTCTCAAAACGCTGTCGTTCCCCGCCACGCCATGTCCCGCTCCTCCGAAACCTCCTTTCCCACCCTCACTACTATCTCCATCTCTTTCTCTCAACTCCAA GATAAGAACGCCGACTTGTCATTCAAGATTGAAGAAGGCTTTGGACCCAATGGATTGGGGATTCTATCCGTCACTGAT GTTCCAGGATACTCTTCATTGCGCAGAAATCTATTGCATCTTGCACCAAG ATTGGCAAATCTTCCCAAAGAAGTGAAGGAGGATCTTGAAGATCCTCACAGTAG GTATAATTTTGGTTGGAGTCATGGGAAAGAGAAACTTGAATCTGGGAAGCCAG ATATTTTAAAAGGATCTTTCTATGCCAATCCCATACTTGATACACCTACAACAGAGGCTTCTTTGATACAACG GTATCCATCATATTGCAGATCAAACATATGGCCTAGAAACGCTTTACCAGAACTTGAAGTGG CTTTCAAAGCACTTGGGAAACTGATATTTGACATTGGATTGATGTTGGCATATCACTGCGATCAATATG TATCCAAAGGGATGAAAATTCACAAGGATGAAGGTCTGGAATCAATACTTCATCGCTCCCGCTGTCATAAAGGACGTTTGCTATATTATTTTCCTTCACAACAGGG AGTCCCAGATGGCAACTCTTTGTCTTCTTGGTGTGGATGGCATACTGACCACGGTTCACTGACAg GTCTGACTTGCAGTATGTTTACGAGAGATGGTGTAGAAATTGCTTGCCCTGATAGTGCTGCTGGCCTCTATATTCgaacaagaaataatcaaattgTCAAA GTTGTCTATGGAAAAGATGATATAGCATATCAAATTGGTGAAACCACTGAAATACTTTCTGGAGGTTATCTTTGTGCAACACCTCATTGTGTTCAG GGTTGGGAAATGGGATGCTAG
- the LOC114378648 gene encoding uncharacterized protein LOC114378648, whose product MALSQSCRKTSLRKRCYLVAKQQKTRFYIFGRCIAMLLCWHDHAISD is encoded by the coding sequence ATGGCTCTCTCCCAATCTTGCCGGAAAACAAGCCTTCGAAAACGATGCTATCTGGTTGCAAAACAGCAGAAGACGCGCTTCTACATCTTCGGACGCTGCATAGCCATGCTCCTCTGCTGGCACGACCACGCTATTTCCGATTAG
- the LOC114378257 gene encoding uncharacterized protein LOC114378257 isoform X2 encodes MGMQTLTLFGSPHPISQNAVVPRHAMSRSSETSFPTLTTISISFSQLQDKNADLSFKIEEGFGPNGLGILSVTDVPGYSSLRRNLLHLAPRLANLPKEVKEDLEDPHSRYNFGWSHGKEKLESGKPDILKGSFYANPILDTPTTEASLIQRYPSYCRSNIWPRNALPELEVAFKALGKLIFDIGLMLAYHCDQYVSKGMKIHKDEGLESILHRSRCHKGRLLYYFPSQQGVPDGNSLSSWCGWHTDHGSLTGLTCSMFTRDGVEIACPDSAAGLYIRTRNNQIVKVVYGKDDIAYQIGETTEILSGGYLCATPHCVQAPKGEESSGIERSTFALFMQPDWDEKLNFPEEVHIHKEVPPNK; translated from the exons ATGGGCATGCAGACGCTGACCCTCTTTGGCTCCCCCCACCCTATTTCTCAAAACGCTGTCGTTCCCCGCCACGCCATGTCCCGCTCCTCCGAAACCTCCTTTCCCACCCTCACTACTATCTCCATCTCTTTCTCTCAACTCCAA GATAAGAACGCCGACTTGTCATTCAAGATTGAAGAAGGCTTTGGACCCAATGGATTGGGGATTCTATCCGTCACTGAT GTTCCAGGATACTCTTCATTGCGCAGAAATCTATTGCATCTTGCACCAAG ATTGGCAAATCTTCCCAAAGAAGTGAAGGAGGATCTTGAAGATCCTCACAGTAG GTATAATTTTGGTTGGAGTCATGGGAAAGAGAAACTTGAATCTGGGAAGCCAG ATATTTTAAAAGGATCTTTCTATGCCAATCCCATACTTGATACACCTACAACAGAGGCTTCTTTGATACAACG GTATCCATCATATTGCAGATCAAACATATGGCCTAGAAACGCTTTACCAGAACTTGAAGTGG CTTTCAAAGCACTTGGGAAACTGATATTTGACATTGGATTGATGTTGGCATATCACTGCGATCAATATG TATCCAAAGGGATGAAAATTCACAAGGATGAAGGTCTGGAATCAATACTTCATCGCTCCCGCTGTCATAAAGGACGTTTGCTATATTATTTTCCTTCACAACAGGG AGTCCCAGATGGCAACTCTTTGTCTTCTTGGTGTGGATGGCATACTGACCACGGTTCACTGACAg GTCTGACTTGCAGTATGTTTACGAGAGATGGTGTAGAAATTGCTTGCCCTGATAGTGCTGCTGGCCTCTATATTCgaacaagaaataatcaaattgTCAAA GTTGTCTATGGAAAAGATGATATAGCATATCAAATTGGTGAAACCACTGAAATACTTTCTGGAGGTTATCTTTGTGCAACACCTCATTGTGTTCAG GCTCCTAAGGGGGAGGAGTCCTCTGGTATTGAGCGCTCGACATTTGCGTTATTCATGCAGCCTGACTG GGATGAAAAGCTCAATTTTCCCGAGGAAGTTCACATTCATAAAGAG GTTCCACCCAATAAGTAG